One segment of Streptomyces sp. XD-27 DNA contains the following:
- a CDS encoding N-acetyltransferase, which translates to MTDISALTITSLADRPSLISRVYEINETWPVFTPHDLVGSGLLSRVVEEFPQYCAVATDGDRVVARGLAVPFNAEADGREEMPDQGWDRVLSWAFRDRHRELPPTAASALEITVDTEYLGRGLSYGMLRALREAAGRHGHSVLLAPVRPTAKHLAPRVSMAEYIGRRREDGLPQDPWLRVHVKAGGVIAKVAPASMTVSGGLAQWRAWTGLPFDRDGAVEVPGALVPVHCDTAFDRAVYVEPNVWVRHDLRPGGAQA; encoded by the coding sequence GTGACAGACATATCCGCCTTGACGATCACCTCGCTCGCCGACCGTCCTTCGCTGATCTCCCGCGTGTACGAGATCAACGAGACGTGGCCCGTGTTCACCCCGCACGACCTGGTCGGCAGTGGCTTGCTGAGCCGGGTCGTAGAGGAGTTCCCGCAGTACTGCGCGGTGGCGACCGACGGCGACCGAGTGGTGGCACGTGGACTGGCCGTGCCCTTCAACGCCGAGGCGGACGGCCGTGAGGAGATGCCGGACCAGGGCTGGGACCGGGTCCTGTCCTGGGCGTTCCGGGACCGGCACCGCGAGCTTCCGCCGACGGCGGCCAGCGCCTTGGAGATCACGGTGGACACCGAGTACCTCGGTCGTGGTCTGTCGTACGGCATGTTGCGGGCGCTTCGTGAAGCCGCGGGCCGCCACGGGCACAGTGTGCTGCTGGCCCCGGTCCGTCCGACGGCCAAACACCTGGCGCCCCGCGTCTCCATGGCCGAGTACATCGGCCGGCGACGCGAGGACGGGCTCCCCCAGGACCCCTGGCTGCGGGTCCACGTCAAGGCGGGGGGCGTCATCGCGAAGGTGGCGCCGGCGTCGATGACGGTCAGCGGCGGTCTGGCCCAGTGGCGTGCGTGGACCGGGCTGCCCTTCGACCGCGACGGCGCCGTCGAGGTTCCCGGCGCCCTGGTCCCGGTGCACTGCGACACCGCCTTCGACCGTGCCGTCTATGTCGAGCCCAATGTGTGGGTACGCCACGACCTGCGCCCCGGTGGCGCCCAGGCGTGA
- a CDS encoding SGNH/GDSL hydrolase family protein has product MPAGEYVRYVALGDSQTEGLGDGDDTTGLRGWADRLAERLAALDPDVRYANLAVRGRVAAQVRAEQLGPALALRPDLATVVAGVNDLLRPRFDADEVAAHLEAMFAELTAQGAHVATLTFPDVARITALARPIGSRVTALNHRIRAAAHRHGVTVAETAHHAVVADPRLWSQDRLHASPLGHARIAAAVAHALRLPGSGDAWTHPLPPPPAPAPTGWRAAPAELRWAASFLGPWLGRRLRGRSSGDGRTAKRPELLPVT; this is encoded by the coding sequence ATGCCGGCCGGTGAGTACGTGCGGTACGTGGCCCTGGGCGACAGCCAGACCGAGGGGCTCGGCGACGGGGACGACACGACGGGCCTGCGCGGCTGGGCGGACCGGCTGGCCGAGCGGCTCGCGGCGCTCGACCCCGACGTCCGCTACGCCAACCTGGCCGTGCGCGGACGCGTCGCCGCCCAGGTCCGCGCCGAACAGCTCGGCCCGGCCCTCGCCCTGCGCCCCGATCTGGCCACCGTCGTCGCCGGGGTCAACGATCTGCTCCGGCCGCGGTTCGACGCCGACGAGGTGGCCGCCCATCTGGAGGCGATGTTCGCCGAACTCACCGCCCAGGGCGCCCATGTGGCGACGCTGACCTTCCCCGACGTCGCGCGGATCACCGCGCTCGCCCGCCCGATCGGCTCCCGCGTCACCGCCCTCAACCACCGCATCCGCGCGGCGGCCCACCGGCACGGCGTCACCGTCGCCGAGACCGCCCACCACGCGGTGGTCGCCGATCCGCGCCTGTGGAGCCAGGACCGGCTGCACGCGAGCCCGCTGGGGCACGCACGGATCGCCGCCGCCGTCGCCCACGCCCTCCGGCTGCCCGGCAGCGGCGACGCCTGGACCCACCCCCTGCCGCCCCCGCCGGCCCCCGCACCCACCGGCTGGCGCGCCGCCCCCGCCGAACTGCGCTGGGCCGCGTCCTTCCTCGGCCCATGGCTCGGCAGGCGCCTGCGGGGCCGTTCCTCGGGCGACGGCCGCACGGCGAAACGCCCGGAGTTGCTCCCCGTCACGTGA
- a CDS encoding PadR family transcriptional regulator, with the protein MALRHAVLAALLDERLSGYQLAKAFDMGVANFWHALPQQLYAELAKLEREGLVTGREVVQDTRPNKRVFTVTEAGAAELERFASTAAKPSFIRDDLLVKVQAVDHVDTGEVIAHLMERAAFAEAKIELFDTLLRQMRGDRSEEEFLRTGDRIGPYLTCLRGLAFEQGNRDWCHRGAAVLRERRAAHAGR; encoded by the coding sequence ATGGCCCTGCGCCACGCCGTGCTGGCGGCGCTGCTGGACGAGCGGCTCAGCGGATACCAGCTGGCCAAGGCGTTCGACATGGGGGTGGCGAACTTCTGGCACGCCCTGCCCCAGCAGCTCTACGCCGAGCTGGCCAAGCTGGAGAGGGAGGGGCTGGTCACAGGGCGGGAGGTGGTCCAGGACACCCGCCCGAACAAGCGCGTTTTCACGGTCACCGAGGCCGGTGCCGCCGAGTTGGAGCGGTTCGCGTCCACGGCCGCCAAGCCGTCGTTCATCCGCGACGACCTGCTCGTCAAGGTCCAGGCCGTCGACCACGTCGACACCGGCGAGGTGATCGCGCACCTCATGGAGCGGGCCGCCTTCGCCGAAGCCAAGATCGAGCTGTTCGACACGCTGCTCCGGCAGATGCGGGGCGACCGGAGCGAGGAGGAGTTCCTGCGCACCGGCGACCGGATCGGCCCGTACCTCACCTGCCTGCGCGGTCTCGCCTTCGAGCAGGGCAACCGGGACTGGTGCCACCGCGGCGCCGCGGTCCTGCGGGAGAGGCGGGCAGCCCATGCCGGCCGGTGA
- a CDS encoding nuclear transport factor 2 family protein gives MHTADRFRAAVESRDLAALEGLFAEDIRFYSPVKFTPFEGRPMVLGLFGVLLRTFEGFRYVGRFDGAAEAGAEGAEAPSAALLFRAAVNGRQIHGIDLLHLDEAGRIKEFTVMVRPQSAVHALGEAVLAGLVADGLVPAPGHR, from the coding sequence ATGCACACCGCGGACCGCTTCCGTGCCGCCGTCGAAAGCCGCGACCTCGCCGCTCTGGAGGGTCTGTTCGCGGAGGACATCCGCTTCTACAGCCCGGTGAAGTTCACGCCCTTCGAGGGCAGGCCGATGGTGTTGGGCCTCTTCGGCGTGCTGCTGCGCACCTTCGAGGGGTTCCGCTACGTCGGGCGCTTCGACGGCGCGGCCGAGGCCGGTGCCGAGGGCGCCGAGGCCCCGTCGGCCGCCCTGCTGTTCCGCGCCGCCGTCAACGGCAGGCAGATCCACGGCATCGACCTGCTCCACCTCGACGAGGCGGGCAGGATCAAGGAGTTCACGGTGATGGTGCGGCCGCAGTCGGCGGTACACGCCCTGGGGGAGGCGGTGCTCGCCGGTCTCGTCGCTGATGGGCTGGTGCCTGCCCCGGGGCACCGTTGA
- a CDS encoding nitrilase-related carbon-nitrogen hydrolase, whose protein sequence is MAKIVRAALVQATWTGDTESMIAKHEAHAREAAAQGAQVIGFQEVFNAPYFCQVQEPEHYRWAEPVPDGPTVRRMRELAHETGMVVVVPVFEVEQSGFYYNTAAVIDADGSYLGKYRKHHIPQVKGFWEKYYFKPGNAGWPVFDTAVGKVGVYICYDRHFPEGWRQLGLGGAQLVYNPSATSRGLSAYLWQLEQPAAAVANEYFIAAINRVGQEEYGDNDFYGTSYFVDPRGQFVGDVASDKEEELVVRDLDFGLIDEVRQQWAFYRDRRPDAYEGLVRP, encoded by the coding sequence ATGGCCAAGATTGTCCGTGCAGCCCTGGTCCAGGCCACCTGGACCGGTGATACCGAGTCGATGATCGCGAAGCATGAGGCGCACGCCCGCGAGGCCGCCGCGCAGGGTGCCCAGGTGATCGGTTTCCAAGAGGTCTTCAACGCCCCGTACTTCTGCCAGGTGCAGGAGCCCGAGCACTACCGCTGGGCCGAGCCCGTGCCCGACGGCCCGACCGTGCGCCGGATGCGGGAGCTGGCCCACGAGACCGGCATGGTCGTCGTCGTGCCGGTCTTCGAGGTCGAGCAGTCCGGCTTCTACTACAACACCGCCGCCGTCATCGACGCCGACGGCAGCTACCTCGGGAAGTACCGCAAGCACCACATCCCGCAGGTGAAGGGCTTCTGGGAGAAGTACTACTTCAAACCCGGGAACGCGGGCTGGCCCGTCTTCGACACCGCCGTCGGCAAGGTCGGCGTCTACATCTGCTACGACCGGCACTTCCCCGAGGGCTGGCGGCAGCTCGGCCTCGGCGGCGCCCAGCTCGTGTACAACCCGTCCGCCACCTCCCGCGGCCTGTCCGCCTACCTGTGGCAGCTGGAGCAGCCCGCCGCCGCCGTCGCGAACGAGTACTTCATCGCCGCGATCAACCGGGTCGGCCAGGAGGAGTACGGCGACAACGACTTCTACGGCACCTCCTACTTCGTCGATCCGCGCGGGCAGTTCGTCGGCGACGTCGCCAGCGACAAGGAGGAGGAGCTGGTCGTCCGCGACCTCGACTTCGGGCTGATCGACGAGGTCCGGCAGCAGTGGGCGTTCTACCGGGACCGCCGACCCGACGCGTACGAGGGGCTGGTGCGGCCATGA
- a CDS encoding aspartate aminotransferase family protein, whose protein sequence is MSDTPAATSGNPGSTSGTPTATSGNPGPTSDTHAALHARHRAVAPDWLALYYREPIELTHGEGRHVWDADGKRYLDFFGGILTTMTAHALPEVTKAVAEQAGRIIHSSTLYLNRPMVELAERVARLSGIPDARVFFTTSGTEANDTALLLATAYRRSNQILAMRNSYHGRSFSAVGVTGNRSWSPTSLSPLQTYYVHGGVRGRGPFAALSDSEFIDACVADLEDVLGQAHGSVAALIAEPIQGVGGFTAPPDGLYAAFRDVLARHGILWITDEVQTGWGRTGEYFWGWQAHAAAGPPDMLTFAKGIGNGMSIGGVVARAEVMNCLDANSISTFGGSPVTMAAGLANLAYLLENDLQGNARRVGGLLIERLRAACAGNDAVREVRGRGLMIGIELVERDGSPSPHAATAVLETARENGLLIGKGGLAGNILRIAPPLSLTVREAEEGAAILDTALRQAQDTIAGKEPS, encoded by the coding sequence ATGAGCGACACCCCCGCCGCCACGAGCGGCAATCCCGGATCCACGAGCGGCACCCCCACGGCCACCAGCGGCAATCCCGGACCCACGAGCGACACCCACGCCGCGCTGCACGCCCGGCACCGCGCCGTCGCCCCCGACTGGCTCGCCCTCTACTACCGCGAGCCCATCGAGCTCACGCACGGCGAGGGCCGCCACGTCTGGGACGCCGACGGCAAGCGCTATCTCGACTTCTTCGGCGGCATCCTCACCACCATGACCGCCCACGCCCTGCCCGAGGTCACCAAGGCCGTCGCGGAGCAGGCCGGCCGCATCATCCACTCCTCGACCCTCTACCTCAACCGGCCCATGGTCGAGCTGGCCGAACGCGTCGCCCGGCTCTCCGGCATCCCGGACGCGCGCGTCTTCTTCACCACCTCCGGCACCGAGGCCAACGACACCGCCCTGCTGCTCGCGACCGCCTACCGCCGCTCCAACCAGATCCTGGCGATGCGCAACAGCTACCACGGCCGGTCCTTCTCGGCCGTCGGCGTCACCGGGAACCGCTCCTGGTCGCCCACCAGCCTCTCCCCGCTCCAGACGTACTACGTACACGGCGGGGTGCGCGGCCGCGGCCCGTTCGCGGCGCTGTCCGACAGCGAGTTCATCGACGCGTGCGTCGCCGACCTCGAAGACGTCCTCGGCCAGGCCCACGGCAGCGTCGCAGCCCTCATCGCCGAGCCGATCCAGGGCGTCGGTGGGTTCACCGCCCCGCCCGACGGGCTGTACGCGGCCTTCCGCGACGTCCTCGCCCGGCACGGCATCCTGTGGATCACCGACGAGGTGCAGACCGGCTGGGGCCGGACCGGCGAGTACTTCTGGGGCTGGCAGGCCCACGCCGCCGCCGGGCCGCCCGACATGCTCACCTTCGCCAAGGGCATCGGCAACGGCATGTCCATCGGCGGCGTCGTGGCCCGCGCCGAGGTCATGAACTGCCTGGACGCCAACTCCATCTCCACCTTCGGCGGCAGCCCCGTCACCATGGCCGCGGGCCTCGCCAACCTCGCGTACCTCCTGGAGAACGACCTCCAGGGCAACGCCCGCCGGGTCGGCGGACTGCTCATCGAACGGCTGCGGGCCGCCTGCGCGGGCAACGACGCCGTACGGGAGGTGCGCGGCCGCGGCCTGATGATCGGGATCGAACTGGTCGAGCGAGACGGGTCGCCGTCGCCGCACGCCGCCACCGCCGTCCTCGAAACCGCCCGGGAGAACGGCCTGCTGATCGGCAAGGGGGGCCTGGCGGGCAACATCCTGCGCATCGCCCCGCCGCTCTCCCTCACCGTCCGGGAGGCGGAGGAGGGCGCGGCCATCCTCGACACCGCACTGCGCCAGGCACAGGACACGATCGCGGGGAAGGAGCCGTCATGA
- the hydA gene encoding dihydropyrimidinase — protein MTRTVIRGGLVITAADEVRADVLIEDGRVAALAAQGSAYAEGWTADRTIDATGHYVIPGGVDAHTHMELPFGGTFASDTFETGTRAAAWGGTTTIVDFAVQSVGRSLREGLDAWHAKADGTCAVDYAFHMILSDVTEDSLKEMDALIGEGVTSFKLFMAYPGVFYSDDGQILRAMQRSAANGGLIMMHAENGIAIDVLVEQALAAGRTDPRHHGEVRKALLEAEATHRAIQLARVAGAPLYVVHVSAEEAVAELAAARDKGLPVFGETCPQYLFLSSDNLAEPGFEGAKYVCSTPLRPREHQAALWRGLRTDDLQVVSTDHCPFCFTGQKELGRGDFSKIPNGLPGVENRMDLLHQAVVDGHLTRRRWIEVACATPARMFGLYPKKGTIAPGSDADIVLYDPAAQQTLSADTHHMNVDYSAYEGRRVTGQVVTVLSRGETVIDRRRFTGQAGHGRFVPRDTCQYLS, from the coding sequence ATGACCCGCACCGTCATCCGCGGCGGACTCGTCATCACCGCCGCCGACGAGGTCCGCGCCGACGTCCTGATCGAGGACGGGCGCGTCGCCGCGCTCGCCGCGCAGGGCAGCGCGTACGCCGAAGGCTGGACCGCCGACCGCACGATCGACGCCACCGGCCACTACGTCATCCCGGGCGGCGTCGACGCGCACACCCACATGGAGCTGCCGTTCGGCGGCACCTTCGCCTCCGACACCTTCGAGACCGGAACCCGCGCCGCGGCCTGGGGCGGCACCACGACCATCGTGGACTTCGCCGTCCAGTCGGTGGGCCGCTCCCTGCGCGAGGGCCTGGACGCCTGGCACGCGAAGGCGGACGGCACGTGCGCCGTCGACTACGCCTTCCACATGATCCTCTCCGACGTCACCGAGGACTCCCTCAAGGAGATGGACGCCCTCATAGGCGAAGGGGTCACCAGCTTCAAGCTGTTCATGGCGTACCCGGGCGTCTTCTACAGCGACGACGGGCAGATCCTGCGCGCCATGCAGCGCTCCGCCGCCAACGGCGGGCTGATCATGATGCACGCCGAGAACGGCATCGCCATCGACGTCCTCGTCGAACAGGCCCTCGCCGCGGGCCGCACCGACCCCCGCCACCACGGCGAGGTCCGCAAGGCGCTGCTGGAGGCCGAGGCCACCCACCGCGCCATCCAGCTCGCGCGTGTGGCGGGCGCGCCCCTGTACGTCGTGCACGTCTCGGCGGAGGAGGCCGTCGCCGAGCTGGCCGCCGCCCGCGACAAGGGGCTGCCCGTCTTCGGCGAGACCTGCCCGCAGTACCTGTTCCTGTCCTCCGACAACCTGGCCGAGCCGGGCTTCGAGGGCGCCAAGTACGTGTGCTCCACACCGCTGCGGCCCCGCGAGCACCAGGCCGCGCTCTGGCGGGGCCTGCGCACCGACGACCTCCAGGTCGTCTCCACCGACCACTGCCCCTTCTGCTTCACCGGCCAGAAGGAGCTCGGCCGCGGCGACTTCTCCAAGATCCCCAACGGGCTCCCCGGGGTGGAGAACCGGATGGACCTGCTCCACCAGGCCGTGGTCGACGGGCACCTCACGCGCCGCCGCTGGATCGAGGTCGCCTGCGCAACCCCCGCCCGGATGTTCGGCCTCTACCCGAAGAAGGGCACCATCGCCCCCGGCTCGGACGCCGACATCGTCCTCTACGACCCGGCGGCCCAGCAGACCCTGTCCGCCGACACCCACCACATGAACGTCGACTACTCGGCGTACGAGGGCCGACGGGTCACCGGACAGGTCGTCACCGTCCTCTCGCGCGGCGAGACGGTCATCGACCGGCGGCGGTTCACCGGACAGGCGGGCCACGGCCGCTTCGTCCCCCGCGACACCTGCCAGTACCTCAGCTGA
- a CDS encoding TIGR03842 family LLM class F420-dependent oxidoreductase codes for MDFGLVLQADPPASALVGLMRRAERNGFRYGWTFDSAVLWQEPFVIYSRILEHTERLTVGPMVTNPGTRTWEVTASTFATLNDMYGNRTVCGIGRGDSAMRVAGRTPHTLARLGQAIDAIRDLAEGREAVVDGTALRLPWVKEGRLPVWMAAYGPKALALAGQKADGFILQLADPFLTEWMVKAVRTAAAEAGRDPDAVTVCVAAPAYIGDDLAHAREQCRWFGGMVGNHVADLVARYGEHSGAVPEELTAYIERRTGYDYRHHGRAGNPDTAFVPDDIVDRFCLLGPAEAHIEKLRRLADLGVDQFAVYAMHDAKEATIDAYGQLVIPALSD; via the coding sequence ATGGACTTCGGACTCGTCCTGCAGGCCGACCCGCCCGCCTCTGCCCTCGTCGGGCTGATGCGGCGCGCCGAACGCAACGGCTTCCGCTACGGCTGGACGTTCGACTCGGCCGTGCTGTGGCAGGAACCCTTCGTCATCTACAGCCGCATCCTGGAGCACACCGAGCGGCTGACCGTCGGCCCCATGGTCACCAACCCCGGCACGCGCACCTGGGAGGTCACCGCCTCCACCTTCGCCACCCTCAACGACATGTACGGCAATCGCACGGTGTGCGGCATCGGCCGCGGCGACTCCGCCATGCGCGTGGCGGGCCGCACACCGCACACCCTGGCCCGGCTGGGGCAGGCCATCGACGCCATCCGCGACCTGGCGGAAGGCCGCGAGGCGGTCGTGGACGGCACCGCCCTGCGGCTGCCGTGGGTCAAGGAGGGCAGGCTGCCGGTGTGGATGGCGGCCTACGGGCCGAAGGCGCTCGCGCTGGCCGGGCAGAAGGCCGACGGCTTCATCCTCCAGCTCGCCGACCCGTTCCTGACGGAGTGGATGGTCAAGGCCGTCCGCACCGCCGCCGCCGAGGCGGGCCGCGACCCGGACGCGGTCACCGTCTGCGTCGCCGCGCCCGCCTACATCGGCGACGACCTGGCCCACGCGCGCGAGCAGTGCCGGTGGTTCGGCGGCATGGTCGGCAACCACGTCGCCGACCTGGTCGCACGGTACGGCGAGCACTCCGGCGCCGTCCCCGAGGAGCTCACCGCGTACATCGAGCGGCGCACGGGCTACGACTACCGCCACCACGGGCGCGCCGGGAACCCCGACACCGCCTTCGTCCCCGACGACATCGTCGACCGCTTCTGCCTCCTGGGCCCGGCCGAGGCGCACATCGAGAAGCTGCGGCGGCTGGCGGACCTGGGCGTGGACCAGTTCGCGGTCTACGCCATGCACGACGCGAAGGAGGCGACCATCGACGCGTACGGACAGTTGGTGATCCCCGCGCTGTCCGACTGA
- a CDS encoding MASE1 domain-containing protein, translating into MAFNRPLPRYPAEALRTCVIAGAYYGSAKVGLLQELVRGQVTPLWPPTGIAVVCLLWWGVRAVPGIALGAFLVNVTIGPTALAVLGIVAGNTLAPVCGWLLLRRAGFRTEVDRLRDALALVFLAALVAMLVSATAGTAVLVAAGGIHAADFWATWSVWWTGDAMGVLVVAPVLLLARAVRWPREMPPYRWAEAAALLCGTTAVTVVTARSTVHLLFLVFPFLIWAALRFQRAGAAPCALVVSVLAISAAADDAGPFRGHGLAAQMLTLQAFNGTVAMTALLLSAVITERNRTHLEIAYVCGLLATAVNRLGPGGGTGR; encoded by the coding sequence ATGGCGTTCAACCGACCGCTCCCCCGGTACCCGGCCGAGGCCCTGCGGACCTGCGTCATCGCCGGGGCCTACTACGGCTCGGCGAAGGTGGGCCTGCTGCAGGAGCTGGTCCGGGGGCAGGTGACACCGCTGTGGCCGCCGACCGGCATCGCGGTGGTGTGCCTGCTGTGGTGGGGGGTGCGGGCGGTGCCGGGCATCGCGCTCGGCGCCTTCCTGGTCAACGTCACGATCGGCCCGACGGCGCTCGCCGTGCTCGGCATCGTGGCGGGGAACACCCTCGCCCCGGTGTGCGGCTGGTTGCTGCTGCGCCGGGCGGGCTTCCGTACCGAGGTGGACCGGCTGCGGGACGCCCTGGCGCTGGTGTTCCTCGCCGCGCTCGTGGCGATGCTGGTCAGCGCCACCGCGGGCACGGCGGTGCTGGTGGCGGCCGGCGGTATCCACGCGGCCGACTTCTGGGCGACGTGGTCGGTGTGGTGGACCGGCGACGCGATGGGGGTGCTCGTGGTCGCCCCGGTCCTGCTGCTCGCGCGCGCCGTGCGGTGGCCGCGGGAGATGCCCCCGTACCGCTGGGCGGAGGCGGCGGCGCTGCTGTGCGGTACGACGGCCGTCACGGTGGTGACCGCGCGGTCCACCGTCCACCTGCTCTTCCTGGTGTTCCCTTTTCTGATCTGGGCGGCGCTCCGCTTCCAGCGGGCCGGGGCCGCGCCGTGCGCGCTGGTCGTCTCCGTGCTGGCGATCTCGGCGGCGGCGGACGACGCGGGCCCGTTCCGGGGTCACGGGCTGGCGGCCCAGATGCTGACCTTGCAGGCGTTCAACGGGACGGTGGCGATGACCGCCCTGCTGCTGTCCGCGGTCATCACCGAGCGCAACCGCACCCACCTGGAGATCGCGTACGTGTGCGGTCTGCTCGCCACCGCCGTGAACCGGCTCGGCCCCGGCGGTGGCACCGGCCGTTGA
- a CDS encoding PP2C family protein-serine/threonine phosphatase, whose amino-acid sequence MSRLRFTRSQAPSGEELLNTLVKLTGDVLDGIKLQQARVELATALQRLMLPSELPQVPGLRTSARYVPARKGLDIGGDWYDAFTMGDGTFGVAIGDVQGHDAEAAAFVGQVRTALRAVAGGTTTDPGAVLARVNDLLVAMACGLFVTCSFLRFDASAGELADARAGHVPAVWADADGRSDIVLDAGGLPLGMFPGEEYPVTRHPLRAQGAFVLLTDGVVEGPEFPIERGLEAVAKLVGAGFDADPDLLATEVLKVADLTGHDDDAAVVVLRYDGRRG is encoded by the coding sequence ATGAGCCGACTCCGCTTCACCCGGTCCCAGGCGCCGAGCGGCGAGGAACTGCTGAACACCCTCGTCAAGCTCACCGGCGACGTGCTGGACGGGATCAAGCTGCAGCAGGCGCGCGTGGAGCTGGCCACGGCGCTGCAGCGCCTCATGCTCCCGTCCGAGCTGCCGCAGGTGCCGGGCCTGCGCACCTCGGCCCGGTACGTGCCCGCCCGGAAGGGGCTGGACATCGGCGGCGACTGGTACGACGCCTTCACCATGGGGGACGGGACGTTCGGCGTCGCCATCGGGGACGTGCAGGGGCACGACGCCGAGGCGGCGGCCTTCGTCGGGCAGGTCCGTACCGCGCTGCGCGCCGTCGCGGGCGGGACCACCACCGATCCGGGCGCGGTGCTGGCCCGGGTCAACGACCTGCTGGTGGCCATGGCCTGCGGACTGTTCGTGACGTGCTCCTTCCTCCGCTTCGACGCTTCTGCCGGCGAGCTGGCGGACGCCCGCGCCGGGCATGTCCCTGCGGTCTGGGCGGACGCCGACGGCCGTTCGGACATCGTGCTGGACGCGGGCGGGCTGCCGCTGGGCATGTTCCCCGGCGAGGAGTACCCGGTGACCCGGCATCCGCTGAGGGCGCAGGGGGCGTTCGTGCTGCTGACCGACGGGGTGGTGGAGGGCCCGGAGTTCCCGATCGAGCGCGGGCTGGAGGCGGTCGCCAAGCTGGTCGGCGCGGGCTTCGACGCGGACCCGGACCTGCTCGCCACGGAGGTCCTCAAGGTCGCCGACCTGACCGGCCATGACGACGACGCCGCGGTCGTCGTCCTCCGGTACGACGGGCGGCGCGGGTAG